The Rhodoflexus caldus genome includes the window TCGCTGACAACCAACTGGTCTAAAACCGGCAGAGGCTGCGATGAAGGCGGCATTACCGGCCCGGGCTGCTATATTATCAAAGGAATATTGCTTCAAAAGGACTGCGATGAAACAATCCCCGTAGGTTCACAGGAAGTAGTGCTCTCCGACGGCTCTACCGTTACAAGCAATGATATTGGTGAGTTTGCTTTCAATAATGTGGCGGCAGGCGATTATACCTTGTCTGTATTTGGTCAAGAGTTTGATATTTCCGTTTCCCCATCTGTCGATTTGGGCGAAATCATTAACGACATATCCGAAAACTGCGGAGACCCCGAAGAGCCGCCGGTTGACGGTTGCTCATTTTCACAAGGTTATTGGTTTTCCAAGCCTAATGTAGTTTGGCCGGGTGATGAAACCGTAACCATTGGCGGACACACCTACACCAAGGCCGAAGGGCGCGCCATTTTTGATGCCCGCACCGACAACGGACAGTTTGGAACGCCGATACCAAGCGTGCTTTCCTCCAACTCTCAACCATCTACCTGAGCATTCGCAATGGTAATCTTTCAGGTGTTCCCGATGCGTTGCAGGCACACGCTGCCACTATTGAAAACTACCTGAGCAGCGTGGGCAAACTTACGGTAACTACTGTAACCAGACCTAACGGCAATTCGTTCCTGCAACTGAATTCGCTGCCTAAAACACCTCAATCTACTGCCGCAGGGCAGGCCGCAGGTGCTATCGGTAGATGGATTGATGCCAACCATTGTTCTGAATAAAAGTTTTTGATACTCTTCTCAACCCGACAGGCTTTTTAATCTGTCGGGTTTTTTGTTGCGTTTATAATACATCAGCGTATTGCAAATGCTGTTTTTTAATCCGAAATCCCAAATTCCAAATCCGCAATGCCGTTGTGTTTAGCCGCATATAAGCCGCCTTTTTATACGGTTACAAGTTGGTGTCGGCTGGTTTTCCCTTGTTTTTGCCTAACTTTGTTAAACATCAGCCCTTAGCCGCAGGTTTTGTCTGCCGCTAAGGGTTTCTTTCACGCAAAACGGAAGACAGTATTCAGTAACACAAGCCATACACTTATGAACATAGGCGACCGCGTTCGTTTGTTGCACTACACGCAGGAAGGCATCATTACCAATTTTTTGCCCGACAATCTGGTAGAAATTGAGATAGAGGATGGTTTTAAAATTCCCGTGCTCAAACAAGAAGTAGTGCTGATTGCCAAAGAAGAAAAAATCGTTTTCCGCGAAAGGCGCAAAGAAGAAGAAGTCAGCGCCACACCTGTTGTATCGGCGGAAACGGGCTTTTTTCTGGCATTTTTGCCGATTAACGACAAGCAACTCAGTGTTTACCTGATTAACAATACCGACATTGACATACTCTTCAACTTTGGCGAAGTGCGCGATACCAACTACTACGGGCTGGCAGCAGGCCACTTGACCAAGCGCAGCAGCCAAAAAGTAACTGAAGCCAACTTAGATAAGTTTGACAAATGGTCGCCCTTGCTGGTGCAGGCAATTTTCTTCAAGGCAGGTTTTACGAGCCTCAAAGAGCCATTGATTCGCAAGTTTACCTTTTCGGCAGCCACTTTCTTTAAAAGCAAAGGCAAAGCTCCGCTGTTAGACAAAGAGTGCCACCTGTTCCAGATAGACCAGAAAATTGTCAGCGTCAATCCCGAGCAAATCAAGGAAAGCATTGCCGAGCGCCAGACAGCAACCGCACCGGCCAATGTGAGTGCTCCTGCGGCCAAAAACATTGCTCCGGCAGGCCTTCCCAAGCAACCGCGCCAGATGGAAATAGACCTTCACATAGAACAGCTCACCAAAGACTACGGCAAGATGAACGCCGCACAAATGCTTGAATTGCAGTTGAAAGCATTTGAAACAGCCTTAGACAGAGCCATTTTGGAAGCCTACGACGAAATTATTTTCATTCACGGTGTCGGAAACGGCACATTGCGCAACGAAATTCACAGACAGTTGAGCAAACATCCCAATATTGCCTATTACAAAGATGCTCGCAAAGAAAAATTCGGTTACGGTGCTACGCAGGCAAAAATTAAGTAGGCACGGAAACATTTCAACCTTAGTTTCGTATAATACAATCCGTTCCGACAAAATATGGCCGTCAATGGTTGCGGCATTTGTCGGCGGTGAATAAACCAAGCAGCAAAACATGGAAAATTTTGAACAACAACTGATTAATGAAGAGCGCATCCGCAAGGCCTTTACCCAAAAAACTTGGAGTGAGATAAAGAGTGTAAATTCTTGGATGATTTTTAAAATCATGGCAGAATTTGTGGAAGGGCTGGAAAAGATGGCGAAAATAGGGCCTTGCGTCAGCATTTTTGGCTCGGCACGTACCAAACCCGAAAATCCGTACTATCAACTGGCCGAAGAAATTGCGGCCAAATTGGTGCGGAAAGGCTATGGCGTAATTACGGGCGGCGGGCCGGGTATTATGGAGGCGGGTAATAAAGGGGCACATTTTGCCGGCGGCACTTCCGTAGGTTTGAATATTGAACTGCCTTTCGAGCAGTCGCACAACCCATACATAGACCCCGACAAGGTCATCAATTTTGACTATTTCTTTGTCCGCAAAGTAATGTTTGTCAAGTATTCGCAAGGCTTCATCGTAATGCCGGGCGGCTTGGGAACATTAGACGAACTGTTTGAGGCTTACACGCTGATTCAGACACACAAGATAGGCCGTTTCCCGATTGTGCTGGTTGGCAAAAAATACTGGTCGGGTTTGTTAGACTGGATTAAAGAGGTTGTATTAGGTCAAGAGCGCAACATCAGCCCCGACGACCTCAACCTGATTACCCTGGTAGATACGGCCGATGAAGCCGTAGCAGTGGTGGAAGAATTTTACTCTAAATACTTGTTATCGCCGAATTTCTAATTTGCTTGTTTTCAGCCCCTTGGTGCATGGCTTGCACTAAGGGTTTTTTATTTTGCAGGTAATTGTATGAAAAAGTTCCAAGGTTTTTTGCTCATCGTTTCGCTGCTGGTGCTGATAGGGCTGGCAACTTACGAACTTTCAAACTTAGGACGTTCATTTGGTTACCGTCGCACAGAAAAGGCTTTTAACGTACACGTCCCTGATTTTTTTGAATATTGCGGGGAAAAAGTACCCCTCCATCGGCGCGAAGTTCGCGAATATTTTGACCGTGAACTGCACATTAACGCCTATTGGCACGCCAATAACGAACTGCTGATGCGTCGCGCCTCTACTTGGCTGCCAATAATCAGCCAAATTTTGAAAGAAGAAAATTTGCCCGACGACTTAAAATACATTGCCGTAGTGGAAAGTTCGCTGACCAACTCCGTTTCCAATATGGGAGCGGCTGGTTTTTGGCAACTGATGCCCGTAACGGCACAGGCGATGGGGTTAGAAGTCAATAATTTGGTAGATGAACGCTTAGACGTTGAAAAAAGTACCCGTGCTGCCTGTAAATATTTGAAACAGTTATACAAAGATTTGGGCAGTTGGACGAACGTATTGGCGGCTTACAACACCGGCGCAGGGGCTTTTATGAAAAGCATGAGCCGCCAGAAAAGCCGTAACTTCTACGACCTCGACCTTAGTACCCAAACCACCCGATTTGTCTATCGCACCATGGCGCTGAAAGAAATTATGGTGAATCCTGAAAAATATGAATTGAGTTATCATCCGCCCAAACCTGCGCCTCCTTTTCAGGTAGAAGAAGTTAAAGCAGATATTCCTGATTTAGTACAATTTGCCTCCTCAAAAGGTGTCAATTACCGTACGTTCCGCAACATGAACGAGTGGCTGGTTGGCGACCGACTCGAGGTGGCCAAAGGCAAAACCTATCGGTTGAAAATTCCTGCGCCCGCTGCGGCAGGCACTGCCGGAAGCAACGAGGAAAAAACTGTTATGACAGGTAACGCGGGGAAATAGCGTCAGCATACGAAAAAATCAACTATCTATCCGCAAAGAGCCATGCCTAAAATGCGCAAAAAATCTGACCTGCCCGAGAAGATATGCCAAACTTGCGGCAGGCCTTTCAGTTGGCGTAAAAAATGGGAAAAATGCTGGGATGAGGTTAAATATTGCAGCGACCGTTGCAGGGCAGAGAAAAAGCAAAAATCTTCCTGAAAATCAATTGTATTTGCTTATGCAAATATGCAGATTTTGAAAATTTAATTAAAACCCTATTTTTGCTGAAATAACCTTTGTTTCAGCAATTATTTATGGATCAATTCTCGTACATAGCCAATGCTGATGTGTCTGTTATAGAGGCATTGTATCAGTCATACAAAGCAGACCGCAACTCGGTAGATGCTACATGGCAGCAGTTTTTTGATGGTTTTGAGTTTTCGTTGCGCTATGCCAATGCACCCGTATTGCCCGAGGCAAGCACGAACGGCAACAACAAGGCTGCAACTGCGGTTTCCGCAAGCGACGGCAATACCGACAAAGAACTGCGTGTTCGCAATTTGATTCAGGCATACCGCCAGCGCGGCCACCTGAAATCAAAAACCAACCCTGTGCGTCCGCGCCGCGACCGCCGTGCGCTGCTCGACCTGAAAGATTTCAAGTTGAGCGAGGCAGATTTGGACACCAAATTCATGGCAGGCCGAGCATTGGGTTTAGGCAGCGAGGCTACTTTACGAGAAATTATTGCCCGCTTGGAAAAAATTTACTTAGGCCCCATTGGCTTTGAGTTTACCTACATTCGCGAGCCGGAGACCTACGATTGGCTGAAACAAAAAATCGAACAGGACTACCCCCGCTATTCTCCTTCCATTGAACACAAGAAGCGGATTCTTGCCAAATTGAACGAAGCGGTTGTTTTTGAAAACTTCCTGCACACCAAGTTTTTGGGGCAAAAGCGCTTTTCGTTAGAAGGCGGAGAATCAACCATTCCGGCATTAGATGCCATCATCAACAAAGCTGCCGACCTTGGCGTAGCAGAGGTTGTAATTGGCATGGCGCACAGAGGCCGCCTGAACGTATTGACCAATATTATCGGCAAAACCTATGAGCAGGTATTCACAGAGTTTGAAGGTAAAGTGCCCGAAGACATGATGAATACGATGGGGGACGGCGACGTAAAATATCACTTGGGTTATAGCAGCGAAGTAACTACGCAATCAGGCCGTAAAGTGCGTCTGCAACTGACTCCGAACCCTTCCCACTTGGAGGCAATCAACCCTGTGGTGGAAGGTTTCTCCCGCGCACTGATAGACCAGCACGGAAAAGACAACTCCAAAGTGCTCCCGATTCTGATTCACGGTGATGCGGCAGTTGCCGGCCAAGGGATTGTTTACGAAGTAGCCCAAATGTCGCAACTGGCAGGCTATCATACGGGCGGTACCATCCACTTTGTCATAAACAATCAGGTGGGCTTTACTACCGACTTTGAGGATGCGCGCTCGAGCATCTACTGCACCGATGTTGCCAAAATGATTGATTGCCCTGTATTCCACGTCAATGGCGACAACCCCGAAGCCGTAGTATTTGCCGTAGAACTTGCTACCGAGTTCCGCCAGAAGTTCAAGCGCGATGTTTTTGTGGACATGGTTTGCTACCGTCGCCACGGGCACAACGAGTCCGACGAACCGAAATTCACCCAGCCCACACTTTACAATATCATCAGCAAACACCCCAACCCGCGTGAAATCTACAACCAAACCCTGATTGAGCGGGGCTTTGTGGATGCTTCGCTGGCCGACGCAATGGATCAGGAGTTCCGCAACTTGTTGCAGGAGCGCCTGAACGAGGTGAAGCAACAGCCTTTGAGCTACACCATGCGCAAGTTTGAGCGCGAATGGGCAGCCATGCGCCCCTCTACTGCCGAAGACTTTTTGCAGTCCCCGACAACTGCCATTTCCGAAGATGCCATTAATGCCATCGGCAAGGCATTGACGACTATTCCGGAGGGTTTCAAGCCGCTGAAGCAAATTGAAAAACTGTTGAAAGACCGCCAGAAAATGTTCTTTGAAGACAAAGAACTCAACTGGGCAAGCGCCGAATTACTGGCATACGGTTCACTTTTGCTGGAAGGCAAGCCCGTCCGCATTTCAGGGCAGGACGTGAAGCGCGGCACTTTCTCGCATCGCCATGCTGTGCTGCACGATGCAGTTACCAGTCAGCCGTATTCATCATTGGACTACATGGAAGGCAGACAAGCCGATTTCCAGATTTACAATTCCCTGCTGTCGGAGTATGGCGTATTGGGTTTTGAATTTGGATACGCCATGTGTAATCCGCACGCATTGGTAGTTTGGGAAGCGCAGTTTGGCGACTTTGCTAACGGTGCACAGGTGATGATAGACCAGTTTATCAGCAGCACGGAAACAAAGTGGGGGCGTCAAAGCGGCGTTGTGATGCTGCTGCCACACGGCTACGAAGGCCAAGGGCCGGAACATTCCAGCGCACGCCCTGAGCGATTCCTGCAACTGAGTGCCGAGTACAACATGATTGTTGCCAACGTTACTACGCCTGCCAACTTCTTCCACCTGTTGCGTCGCCAATTGGCATGGCCTTTCCGCAAGCCGCTGGTAGTAATGTCGCCTAAGTCATTGCTGCGCCATCCGCGCGTGGTGTCTAAAATGGAAGAGTTTACCACAGGCGGTTTCCGCGAGGTTATCGGCGATGATTACGCCAAGCCGGACAGCAAAGTGAAAAAAGTAGTGCTTTGCACAGGCAAACTGTACTACGACTTGCTGGAATATCAACTGGAACATAAACGCAAAGATGTGGCACTGGTTCGCATTGAGCAGCTGCATCCGTTCCCTGCCGTGCAGGTAGATGAGTTGCTGAAAAAGTATAAAAACGCCAAGTTGTTCTGGGCGCAGGAAGAACCCGAAAACATGGGCTACTGGGCGTACCTGTTGCGCACATACTTCAAATATGACCATCAGGCCGAACTGATTGCACGCCGTCCGGCAGCATCGCCTGCAACGGGCTACTACAAAGTCCACAACACCGAGCAGGAAAATCTGGTAAAACGCGTTTTTGAATAATTTGCTAACCACTTGAAACACATACGTTTATGACCATAGACATTAAAGTGCCTGCCGTTGGCGAATCGGTAACGCAGGTAACGATTGCCAACTGGATTAAGAAAGAAGGCGAGCATGTAAAAACAGATGAGATTCTGTGCGAATTAGAGTCGGACAAAGCCACTTTTGAATTGCCCGCCGAGGCAGACGGCATTCTGCACATTGTCGCACCTACGGGAACAACCTTAAATATCGGCGACGTTATCTGTCGCATTGCCACTACGGCAGAGGAAGCCACCGCCAGCAAAGCAGCAGATGCTTCGGCCGTAGCAGTGCAGCAAATGGCACAAACAGGCGGCAAGCAGCAAGTTGTTGTGATGGATGTGCCGCAGTTGGGTGAGTCAATCACGGAAGTAACACTAGCACAGTGGTTGAAACGCGATGGCGACTTCGTAAAGATGGATGAGCCAATTTGCGAAATCGAGTCGGATAAAGCTACTTTTGAAGTGGCCGCTAAGGCATCGGGTATCCTGAAAATCATAGCTTTAGACAAGAAAACACTTGCCATTGGCGAGCCTATTTGCGAGATTGTGGTAACGGAAGACACAACTCAACCTGTTGCGGTTGCTGCCACTGCTCCGCAAACGCAAACAACAGTTGCCGCGAGTACATCTTCTTACGCCACAGGTCATGCTTCGCCGGCGGCTTCCAAAATTCTTGCGGAAAAAGGCATCAGTCCCGAAGAGGTGAAAGGCAGCGGCAAAGAAGGGCGTATTACCAAAGAAGATGCGATGAATGCGCAGAAAACGGTTCAATCTCAACCCGTAGTAACTGCTTCATCTCCTGCCGTATCCGCACCGTCGTCGGTGCAGCCCGTAGCCGAAGGCGAACGCGGTACTCGTCGCGAAAAGATGAGTTCTTTGCGCAAAACAGTTGCCCGCCGTTTGGTTTCCGTGAAAAACGAAACCGCCATGCTCACCACATTTAACGAGGTGAACATGAAGCCT containing:
- a CDS encoding carboxypeptidase-like regulatory domain-containing protein is translated as MNPEGVTPMSANDSDLIPIVSVELGPYRITFVSAVQDWENNRTVFTYHIQYIDTDPRRGGLSHWVIGLGDCLSFSNVIGASITDSDGVTVDWFSKITDSEGGGTGCNTYGNILKFDDLDSDKFKDGKIHTFTFTVNQIVSTSLTTNWSKTGRGCDEGGITGPGCYIIKGILLQKDCDETIPVGSQEVVLSDGSTVTSNDIGEFAFNNVAAGDYTLSVFGQEFDISVSPSVDLGEIINDISENCGDPEEPPVDGCSFSQGYWFSKPNVVWPGDETVTIGGHTYTKAEGRAIFDARTDNGQFGTPIPSVLSSNSQPST
- a CDS encoding Smr/MutS family protein, coding for MNIGDRVRLLHYTQEGIITNFLPDNLVEIEIEDGFKIPVLKQEVVLIAKEEKIVFRERRKEEEVSATPVVSAETGFFLAFLPINDKQLSVYLINNTDIDILFNFGEVRDTNYYGLAAGHLTKRSSQKVTEANLDKFDKWSPLLVQAIFFKAGFTSLKEPLIRKFTFSAATFFKSKGKAPLLDKECHLFQIDQKIVSVNPEQIKESIAERQTATAPANVSAPAAKNIAPAGLPKQPRQMEIDLHIEQLTKDYGKMNAAQMLELQLKAFETALDRAILEAYDEIIFIHGVGNGTLRNEIHRQLSKHPNIAYYKDARKEKFGYGATQAKIK
- a CDS encoding LOG family protein, translating into MENFEQQLINEERIRKAFTQKTWSEIKSVNSWMIFKIMAEFVEGLEKMAKIGPCVSIFGSARTKPENPYYQLAEEIAAKLVRKGYGVITGGGPGIMEAGNKGAHFAGGTSVGLNIELPFEQSHNPYIDPDKVINFDYFFVRKVMFVKYSQGFIVMPGGLGTLDELFEAYTLIQTHKIGRFPIVLVGKKYWSGLLDWIKEVVLGQERNISPDDLNLITLVDTADEAVAVVEEFYSKYLLSPNF
- a CDS encoding lytic transglycosylase domain-containing protein; its protein translation is MKKFQGFLLIVSLLVLIGLATYELSNLGRSFGYRRTEKAFNVHVPDFFEYCGEKVPLHRREVREYFDRELHINAYWHANNELLMRRASTWLPIISQILKEENLPDDLKYIAVVESSLTNSVSNMGAAGFWQLMPVTAQAMGLEVNNLVDERLDVEKSTRAACKYLKQLYKDLGSWTNVLAAYNTGAGAFMKSMSRQKSRNFYDLDLSTQTTRFVYRTMALKEIMVNPEKYELSYHPPKPAPPFQVEEVKADIPDLVQFASSKGVNYRTFRNMNEWLVGDRLEVAKGKTYRLKIPAPAAAGTAGSNEEKTVMTGNAGK
- a CDS encoding DUF2256 domain-containing protein, translating into MRKKSDLPEKICQTCGRPFSWRKKWEKCWDEVKYCSDRCRAEKKQKSS
- a CDS encoding 2-oxoglutarate dehydrogenase E1 component gives rise to the protein MDQFSYIANADVSVIEALYQSYKADRNSVDATWQQFFDGFEFSLRYANAPVLPEASTNGNNKAATAVSASDGNTDKELRVRNLIQAYRQRGHLKSKTNPVRPRRDRRALLDLKDFKLSEADLDTKFMAGRALGLGSEATLREIIARLEKIYLGPIGFEFTYIREPETYDWLKQKIEQDYPRYSPSIEHKKRILAKLNEAVVFENFLHTKFLGQKRFSLEGGESTIPALDAIINKAADLGVAEVVIGMAHRGRLNVLTNIIGKTYEQVFTEFEGKVPEDMMNTMGDGDVKYHLGYSSEVTTQSGRKVRLQLTPNPSHLEAINPVVEGFSRALIDQHGKDNSKVLPILIHGDAAVAGQGIVYEVAQMSQLAGYHTGGTIHFVINNQVGFTTDFEDARSSIYCTDVAKMIDCPVFHVNGDNPEAVVFAVELATEFRQKFKRDVFVDMVCYRRHGHNESDEPKFTQPTLYNIISKHPNPREIYNQTLIERGFVDASLADAMDQEFRNLLQERLNEVKQQPLSYTMRKFEREWAAMRPSTAEDFLQSPTTAISEDAINAIGKALTTIPEGFKPLKQIEKLLKDRQKMFFEDKELNWASAELLAYGSLLLEGKPVRISGQDVKRGTFSHRHAVLHDAVTSQPYSSLDYMEGRQADFQIYNSLLSEYGVLGFEFGYAMCNPHALVVWEAQFGDFANGAQVMIDQFISSTETKWGRQSGVVMLLPHGYEGQGPEHSSARPERFLQLSAEYNMIVANVTTPANFFHLLRRQLAWPFRKPLVVMSPKSLLRHPRVVSKMEEFTTGGFREVIGDDYAKPDSKVKKVVLCTGKLYYDLLEYQLEHKRKDVALVRIEQLHPFPAVQVDELLKKYKNAKLFWAQEEPENMGYWAYLLRTYFKYDHQAELIARRPAASPATGYYKVHNTEQENLVKRVFE
- the odhB gene encoding 2-oxoglutarate dehydrogenase complex dihydrolipoyllysine-residue succinyltransferase, which gives rise to MTIDIKVPAVGESVTQVTIANWIKKEGEHVKTDEILCELESDKATFELPAEADGILHIVAPTGTTLNIGDVICRIATTAEEATASKAADASAVAVQQMAQTGGKQQVVVMDVPQLGESITEVTLAQWLKRDGDFVKMDEPICEIESDKATFEVAAKASGILKIIALDKKTLAIGEPICEIVVTEDTTQPVAVAATAPQTQTTVAASTSSYATGHASPAASKILAEKGISPEEVKGSGKEGRITKEDAMNAQKTVQSQPVVTASSPAVSAPSSVQPVAEGERGTRREKMSSLRKTVARRLVSVKNETAMLTTFNEVNMKPIMDLRAKYKDSFKEKHEIGLGFMSFFVKAVCIALKEFPAVNAQIDGDEIIYHDFCDISIAVSAPKGLVVPVVRNAEKMSFAEIEKEIVRLATRARENKLSIPEMTGGTFTITNGGVFGSLMSTPIINAPQVAILGMHNIVERPVAENGQVVIRPMMYIALSYDHRIIDGRESVSFLVRVKQLLEDPARILLGV